gttatttattataaaatattGTCACTTATACATattgttagagcatctccaagagcttttccaaaatctacactctaaattatcatttggagAGTCATTTGAGTGAAAATCATTTTTCATATCTTTGTCTTTTCCAACAGCtcttctatatcttatttgtagTCTAGAGAGCCATATGTACTCTCCATCTTTGAATAACATGGAATCTGGAATAGAGGATATCTATCTTTGGATATTCATTTGAAGAGCCTGTTGGAGGCTAATTTttcatcaaaatctctatttctaTAAATTAGAGAAGATATAAagagtctcttggagatgctcttagaagTAATAAATCATTATATATACATCGAAATGAACATATTTGTACAATGGGTGGTCACTTGATAAGGTAATTATTTATTTGTATTATTAACTATTACACAAAACATTATCACATACAATTTTAACAGGTCCCCGCGGGGAACGGGGATGGGGAATGCCTCCCCGTCCCCATCCCCGTTTACCCGTCAGGGGGGAATTTTCCCGTTTACATCCCCGTGGGGGGAGAAACTCCCCCATCCCCATCCCCTGATGGAGGAATTCCCCGCGGGGAATCGGGGATCGGGGCCCATTGACATCCCTACTCTAGATACTTCCAGTGTGTGGCGGTTTTTATGTTGAGAAAGACGCACAAGAACAGAAACTGCCGCCCGTCTTCCATTGCTTGATAAAATGCTTTGACGCCTTATGAGCACCATCCCGGTAAAACTTAGGAAATTAAATCAAATCTATGTGCATGAAAACATTTTGATTGTACCTATTGTAATGTTAACCGCTATTTTATGCTacgagttttttttaaatatggAGTAGATATGTTAACTCGGTATTAGACAGCCTATTCGTGCAAACTTCTGATCACACTTACAAATATAATCAACATGGAGGATTGGATAATTTTACACTTAGCGCCTGCCTTTAATCAtatttttgcaaatccccctgcGCACCCTTGGATGTCCATCCTATAGTTTAGAGTAGAAgtttgcaacaaaaaaaatggtTTGCACCTAATATATGAGTTAAGCTTGTCCCACAACTCCAACTTCTTTTTGAGTGTGCAGTATGCCCCCTTAAGCAATATATATAGTGCGCCTAATCTTTTGCCCCATCTCCATTTAGAAAAATAAATTGCTCGCAGTTAGTATAATCAAATGTAagcacgcaaaaaaaaaatatgtacTATATAAGAATATTTATGTTtaataaaatttaaaacaacAAAAAATAATTCGCAatcacagttttttttttgagaaatatCGCAatcacagttttttttttgattgcTTGCAACGGCTGGTTGAGAACATGAACAAACATCAGGCAAAAACCCGGAGGTTTTCAGTAGCATTAAGCCCAAAATAAAAGCAGGCCTTTCTCGGCCCATCTCGCCATCTTCTCCCCCAACACCGTGTGCCGCTCACTCACTGACAGCCTGCCGCCGGCGCTGGtccgccaccgctcgccacggtcgcggTACTCGCGAAGCGTCACGTCGTCAGGGAACAGGAAAGCAAGGGCACACTCCCactcccgcgcgccgcggccggccggcggcggcggccatggcggagctgcggcactcgacggcggcgcgcgcgtccaACTCCCCCGCCAAGCGCGACTCcgacgcctccgccgcgtcgtccccgttcctcgcctccccctccgcccgcggcagccgcggcgggggcggcgacggcgacggcgacgacggcaaGGACGCCCACCGCTCGTCCCCTCTCCTCCCGCACCAACACCACAAGCGCGTCCACCTGCTGACGTCCCCGTTCCGCTCcctcctcgccctcgaggaCCTCAGGTCCCCCGCCGCCTCGTCCTCCTACCGGATCctgctcgccctcctcctcgccgctggGATCTTCTGCGCACCCTTGCTTTGGTCCCGCCTCGTGAGCTCCTGCCCCCCCACCGTATCTTCACAATGCCATTCAGTTTCGTCAGGATTCCGACTTGCCTCTGACAttctgttgttgttgttgttgtttcccGTCTGGTCCTAGAACACGCCTTACTTGTGCCACAAGGAGGGGATCACGCTTCATTGCCCTGAGGTGAAGTGTGCTTAATTGGCTAATTGCTGCGGAAGTTTTGGGACTCGTGCGTGCGTCAGGAACATTTTGTCTGAAGAATTTATGCTTTGGGTGCAGACGAAGGAACCCCTCTCGCTATGGGAGAATCCACGTGCAGCCACTACATCTTGGAAGCCCTGTGCAGAGCGACGCAGTGATGAGCCCTCAGGCAAGTCCACCATTCATGTTGCTTGAAGAGACAACAATGTCGCATATATTGCATCCTTGCTTTATACTGCACCCAATCACTCAGTGACCTTGATTGTACAAATTTTGACCTCTTGGTTGACTAGTGTACTGTGATGTGGCAAGCAATCTGATAGGCCTGCTAAAACCTGATTTTCCAAAAATTCTAGAGAACACACCAATTTTTTGTCCGTAGTTCCATGTTAGATGCCAGACTTGTGAGACATAAAGACCTCATCATTTGTATAAAAAATGTGCCTTCAAGCATCATCTAATATTTGTTTCCCTTCATGATTGGGTCCTGATGGGTGATGATATCATGTATATACCATGCAGATGTCCCGTCTGAGAAAGAAACCTCTGGGTATATTTTTATTCATGCCGAAGGAGGACTAAATCAGCAACGCATAGCTGTATGTATGCACTTATGTTCTCCTCAGACTCCCCCTAGTAGCTGTTCGTGTTGGTTCTGAATATTTGTTTTGATGTTGCAGTATCTTTTGTAGTCTAATCTGAATTTGTCTGATACCTATTGATGTCCTCAAGCTTTGTTATATGGTAATTTTAAGAACATGCTTCAATATAACCTCGTAACTCCTTTTGATTGCTTGTGTTAGCGGTGACCTAGGAAATCTTGTTTAGAAAAATCCTGTTGTTTAATTCATATTAGAATCCTTCTTAAGCAGATTGtgcctctttcttgagcagTGTTTATTAGTTTTCTAAAATGCACAGAGTTTCAGCTACTCCTATCAAAAAGTTCAAGCAGCATCAGTGACCCTCAGTTAATTACCTATACTTGGTGTTTTTGGCTTCTGCAGATATGTAATGCTGTTGCTATTGCTAAGATAATGAGTGCGACACTTATTTTGCCAGTTTTGAAGCAGGATCAGATATGGAAAGACCAAACGTAAGTTCCGTTTGCTGTTCTAAGTTCGTCGAGGTGTACTTCACTGCTTTTATTCAGGTGATTGTTGTATCGTATAAAATCTGGTCCATGAATCTCTAAAACTTTTATCTTCTAGAAACTGAACATAGCATTCTATTACAACACTAAAAATGAACTTCCGTTCTTTCACCATAGCTGCAATCTTGTTAGGGTTATTGAAACTTGAAAATTACTTCTTTTAGTCGTCAGATGTCCAAGTGTTCGTGTTCAGTAGCCATTTTCTAGGGAAAATTATGTGGAGTGGTTATCTGTGTAACATATGAATTTGCCATTTTGTTACTTAATATTGAAAGTATGTGCTTCTAAATTTGACTGCCTAATTTATCATGCTTCTCCTATGATTATGGTACTATCTGTCACAAGAACATCCTGATCGTGGGCTGTATTAGTGAAGCTGTGATTATCGGAAAAATTATATGCGTAGTTGATTAGTAAAAGATCTACCAAACGTGCCAAAATGTATTTATGACCTGAAAATTTTTGCAGCCATTGTTATATGGATATATATAGTTGATAAATCAGCTAAGGAAACTCTTGATCTGTGATGTAAATGAAATAGTATAGTATACAGATTATAGAGACTAGGGATCCAAGGCCCAATCAACTTTGACACATTTGAAGTAGTTCTTGTACTGGTGAAATTTGCAAGCATGGAAGTTTGCAATATGATGTAACAGTAGGTCTGATGTTTCCTTGGTTCCATATTGGCACTGTACAGTGAAGTAGTTGCTATGAGATATGACACATATTCGTGATTTCCTTAGAGCCCTTTACATATGTTGTGTTTTGCTTTCTGACATATTGCCTACATTGTTGGGAACATTTGCCTTTTCTACAGGAAATTTGAAGATATCTTTGATGTCGAACATTTTATAAACTATTTGAAGGATGATGTACGCATTGTCCGAGACATCCCAGACTGGTTCACAGAAAAAGATGAGCTTTTCACCAGCATAAAGTAGGTGCTACCTTTTGGCTTGCTCATTGTCTTAATTACCTTAACTCAGAAATTGATTTTTGATATATGCAACCACTGTTGGCATGACTCTGTATATTTTTCATCTATTTTAAATGCGGCTGTGCATATTTTCTTCTAATACTGTAAATTTGTATAATGAATGTTTGAGACCAACCAACTTTATTCTCTTCATATCTTACTCTACTGCTCCCCCCCCCCTTCTGTTTTGTTTCATAATATTTATTGAATTATGTGTCTATAACAGGCGAACTGTGAAGAACATTCCAAAATATGCATCTGCCCAATTCTATATTGATAATGTACTTCCAAGGATTAAAGAGAAAAAGATAATGTCCATTAAGCCATTTGTCGACAGG
This window of the Panicum virgatum strain AP13 chromosome 1K, P.virgatum_v5, whole genome shotgun sequence genome carries:
- the LOC120657049 gene encoding protein PECTIC ARABINOGALACTAN SYNTHESIS-RELATED-like, with translation MAELRHSTAARASNSPAKRDSDASAASSPFLASPSARGSRGGGGDGDGDDGKDAHRSSPLLPHQHHKRVHLLTSPFRSLLALEDLRSPAASSSYRILLALLLAAGIFCAPLLWSRLNTPYLCHKEGITLHCPETKEPLSLWENPRAATTSWKPCAERRSDEPSDVPSEKETSGYIFIHAEGGLNQQRIAICNAVAIAKIMSATLILPVLKQDQIWKDQTKFEDIFDVEHFINYLKDDVRIVRDIPDWFTEKDELFTSIKRTVKNIPKYASAQFYIDNVLPRIKEKKIMSIKPFVDRLGYDNVPMEINRLRCRVNYHALKFLPHIEEMADKLAARMRNRTGSVNPYMALHLRFEKGMVGLSFCDFAGTREEKDMMAAYRQKEWPRRYKNGSHLWPLALQKRKEGRCPLEPGEIAVILRALGYTSGTQIYVASGQVYGGKNRMAPLRNMFPNLVTKEELASAEEMAPFRRHVTSLAALDFLVCLRSDVFVMTHGGNFAKLIIGARRYAGHRLKSVKPDKGLMSKSLGDPDMGWASFAEDVVVSHRTRTGLPEPTFPSYDLWENPLTPCMCRA